Below is a genomic region from Candidatus Eisenbacteria bacterium.
CGGGGAGCCGTCTCACCATCTTGCGCTCCTCCGGGCCGAGGGGGCGGTGATGGTAGAGCTTCTCCACCGTGGACTGCGGGAGCGTGATCCAGCCGAGAGGGGAGAGGAGGGCGGCGATCCTCGCGGCCCAGGCATCCTCGCGGCCGAGCCGTCCGGCGAAATCCTCCACATGGCGCCGGAGCCGCGTCGCCCGGCCGTACGCTTCGGGGTGAACCATCGCGAGCATGTCCGTGAGCATCTTGATGCTTCCCATCAGCGTTTCCTCAAGCAGCACGCGCTCGGAGGTGACCAGCCGGTACTGGCGAACACCCGCTTCCACCGCGTCCAGAATCTCCCGGCGCGAAGAGGGTTTGCAGAGAAAACGGAAGATGCGACCCCGGTTGATCGCCGTGATCGTGGCGTCCAGGTCCGCTTGGCCCGTGAGGAGAATACGCACCGTGTCCGGCCAGGCCTGCCTCACTTGGTCCAGGAACTCCAGGCCGTCCATGCCGGGCATGCGGAGGTCGGAAATCACCACGGCGAAGGGGCCTTTTCGCCGGAGCGTCTCGAGGGCCTCCGCGCCCCCGCCCGCGGCGTGAGGCTCGTAGTTGGTCCGCAGGTTCCGATGAAGTCCTTCCACGACTTTTTTTTCGTCGTCAACGCAGAGTATGCGTTCCTTCATTGCCGCCCTCCTGAGGAACGTGTGGATCCTCGATAGGCAACCGGATCGTGAAGGTGGTTCCCCGACCCTCTTCCGTCTCGAAGGAGATGCTTCCCGCGAGCTTGTCCACCACGACGGAGTGGGCGATGGCGAGCCCCTGGCCGGAGCCCCGGCCGACCTCTTTCGTCGTGAAGAAGGGATCGAAGACGCGATGGTGATTCTCCGCGGGGATGCCGGCGCCGTCGTCCGAAACTCGGACGACCGCCCAGTCCCCGTCACGACGGCTGGCGATGTGAATGGTGCCCGCAACCGGCGATTTCTTGCCGTAGCGCTCCTCGATGGCGTGCACGGCGTTGACCACCAGGTTCAGCATGA
It encodes:
- a CDS encoding response regulator; protein product: MKERILCVDDEKKVVEGLHRNLRTNYEPHAAGGGAEALETLRRKGPFAVVISDLRMPGMDGLEFLDQVRQAWPDTVRILLTGQADLDATITAINRGRIFRFLCKPSSRREILDAVEAGVRQYRLVTSERVLLEETLMGSIKMLTDMLAMVHPEAYGRATRLRRHVEDFAGRLGREDAWAARIAALLSPLGWITLPQSTVEKLYHHRPLGPEERKMVRRLPAIAEELLDSIPRLEPVQRILAYQEKRFDGGGIPEDRTAGESIPIGARLLKIVNDYDSLIETGLTAEEAIDTMSIRRGFYDPELLRAFAEVKRDQPPQPETRAIAAAELCLGMILAENVVTRSGRLLVVKGQEITAGTLARIRNFRGPTGVREPIWVHPTPDESESRVETVAGKETP